The DNA sequence AGAGGCTCCATCTGCATTGGCATTCCGCCGgcttttgaagacacacctgtttacacAGGTGTTCCTTTGACCTCCGAAGCCTCCGGTTTTAATTGCTGTGCTATTTTAATGGGGTTTGTTTTGTGGCTTATTTTAATTCTGGATGTTGACATTTcagtgttttaatgggattgttttactgGGTATTTTAATCCTGGTGTATTTtgaaattattttgtattttcacAATGTTGCGCAgttggtttttatttttgcaaatcgCTTAGAAGCTGTTTGGGCATTAAGCGGTatgtaaacatataaataaataaaaagttgcccaatgagtttcatggcaagAGTGGGGTTTGTATTCGGGTCTTCCCAGTCTCTGCTGGTCCATTCACCAAGCCGCATTGGCTCTGATGGCCATTGAGACCTTTTCTAACCCTACATTTCGGGAACCATATGAACTGTAGCCCTAGCTAAGTCAGATCCACGTTAAGATCCGCATTAAGGTAAGgtcgccatacatttaaagcatacttaccacacatttaaagcacatggctttaaCCCCAGAGAATCCTCGGAGCTGCagtttaccctcacagagctacaattcccatcacccttgacaGATTActgttcctaggattctctgggggaagccatgtgctgattaagtgtggatgtgacctaagacTCAGTTCAGTGACCAAAATTCCTTTCATTCAGTTCTTCTCATCAGTCTAGCATTTTTCATCTTTCCTTCTCAATTGTCTCAGTTAATAATTCTTGTGGAAGAGAGACAGATACGTTAGAAGTCATATCAGTGGGTTGAATTGTGATGTCGTGGGCATGATACTCCAAAATAATTCTCAAAAATACCTACCttttgtatctctctctctctttcttcctctctttcaTGCTTGTAGGCATCTACCTCAACATCTGATGGAATGTTGACACTCGATTTGATCCAGGAAGAGGATGCTTCCCCAGAAGACCATAGCACCTGTGAGGAGAGCTTCCGGGTGGACCTGGATAAATCGGTAGCCCATCACACTGCCGGACGAAGGCGCTCTGATTCAGAGAATGTGAAGCTTCCAGAGAAAAGTCGGACAAACAGCCTCCCGCGGCGGGAAGCCACATGGGATAAGTTCTCGCAGCGCAACGACTCCTTTGAGAAAGGGACCATGTATACTCCTCAGGTTCCGAAGAAGCTCTCCCACTCGGAAAAAACCAAGTGTGCCTCCATGGAGGAGATCCTGTCTTGTCGGGACTCTACTTCAGTGCATCGGGCAGTGCTGAGGAAAGGCCTGGAGGAGCAGTTTGCCTCAGCTGAGCCAGAGCAGCTGGCCCGGATTCAGGAACTTGTTGCGTTGAAACTTGAAAAGACACAGGAACTCCTAACAGAGGTGAGGGGATACGGTGAGGAGGGACGGAAGGCAAAGGAGCCTagcgctaccaccaccaccacctcctcctctccctcctcctcttcttccaagTTGGACTCGGAGGCCATCTTGCAGGAGATGGAGAGGCTGCTGGGAGAGGCGTCGTCCAACTGGAGCCAGGCTCAGAAAGTGCTGCAGGAAGTCAAAGAACTAAGGAACCTGTACAAACAGCTTGAACTGCAGCTCTCAGAACCTAAATCCAAGCAGAACGCACAATCTCAGTACAGGAAAAGTATGATGTGAAGGCAAGCTCTGGGATTCTAaggtggggagggcaggttggTAGGGCAGGTTGGTAGGGCAGCTAGGAAGAGGGTCGAAGGGTTGGTATGTATCTTCTTTTAGTTATTATTTAGTGGTTGATGCGTACGAGGTGCCTGTTCTCATCCGATCCTAATTTCTCATGAGTTTGATTTACTCCCTTTTaaccccctttctctctccagccccaGACAAACACATTCCAATAAATCAGTTTGTATCCATACTTTTAAATTTATTCTTTCCCCCCAGTTTTTCCCCTCTATCTCTCAGGTTATCGTGTCATCATATGTCTTGGAACTTTTTTCATAGGGACTAGGGGATTCTAGGGTTTTTTGGGGCAGGGTTGGTAGCTTAATGCAGATTTTGGTAGAATTCCTCTCTGGAGAATATCTCCAAATGGCAACAGTTGTAGTCCTCAGCCAAAATATTTAGAGGATGAAGCAAATATGAGCATTTCAGTGGCTTTCTTCAGATGTCTGAGTCCTTGGAAACGTAGACTGGCTCTTGGGCTGAGGTTGTGGGTTGCCTCCCACTAAACAGCTGGCTAATTTGCACAATTTCTTCACCATCCAAGGCGCTCTACAACTCTGTGCTTCATCCTGACTCTTTCTGAGCCATTCTGCCATTTTGGGTGGTTGTTCCCTTGCCCATAGCATCCACCTTGGCCTGAGCCCAATATTCTGCCACAAAGGCAGTATTAAACTATGCAGACAATTATTTCAATCTCCATGATGCGGTTGCCAAATTAGGAGGCCCTGTTACCAGACCAAACCAATCAATTCAGATGTGTGTTTAAGCTCAAGTCAGGAAATGTGATTGAATTGGGAAACCtggtttactttattttattttttttaaatcagactgTTCTTGCTCTGGTGGAACTCTGGTCATCTTACTTAATGCTGAAGTCCTCGTGACTGACAACACCACCCAGAGGTTCTGGGTACGCATCACAAATCATGCAGCACATTGATGTTGACTGACGCATCTGTCTTCCTAAATGCTGCTTTTTAGTCAGGTGTAGCTTGTGAGTTAGCAAAGCACATGACTCgctttgcaagaaaacctgtgaGTCACGAGATCCTGGATCCTTCATCAGCCTGCTCACATTGCATGCAGGCAGATCTTGGCCTTCTCACAATGCTCGCTTTTTGTGTACCTTCAGGCATGTGTTTAATTGCCCATATCTTTGCAGTGCAATGTGTGGAAGGGCCTCAGCCACTTTAGGTAGCCAGCACCAACCCCTCTCACTTCCCCAGGACCagggagtttatttattattatgttttgctttgtttttttcttcAGTGATATTGAAGCAAAACAGACTCGGAAGGAGCTCAAGAATAGGTGTCAGTTTGCTGGGGCCAACTCTTTTTCTTCACTGTTTCTCAAAGGGCGTGAGTTCACTTGCTTCTAAATGGGCTTCCTGGCTGGTGCCACCACTGGCAAGACTAGGCAGATGCTCAGGGCTTATTGATGTTAGAATGGTTGGCCAAGCCTGGAGCCCTCTGTTCCCTGATCCCTCTTGCTCTCGCAGCTTCcgggaggctggtggaggggCTGATGAACAGTCATGGAATCAGCATAAGCAGCAGGCGCGTTCTGTCTTGGGGAGATGCAGTAGAAGGCCCTTCTCTTTGTCAGAGATATGCCGTTCCTATCCGTGCACGACCCCTCATTTCCTGCAGCTCGCTGTCTTTGCATTTCCTGCTGCTGTCTTTGCTTGGGAGGTAGATTTAAGAACAGTGGAGGTGACACAGGGAGCGTATTCTCATTGGGGTGAAGCATCTTGCCTGGTGGTGCGGGAGGGTGCCCATGACAGGCACCCACAGACGCCTCGTGCCAGTCCAGGTGGCCTTCCTCCCCAACGCTACCGGTTGAACTGAGAGTTGGGGCCCCAGGAAACTAACACCGGCCACAGACTGTGTCTCAGGTATCCTTGCCTTGCTGATGTTCCCCTCACGGCTCTTTGCTAACCAGAGCGGCTCCCCTTTCCCTGCTTTGCGTAATTAgataggaggaggggaaaagcgCTTTGTATTTTTCCTCATTTGGCTTGCAGGACCGTAGCATTTTTCAGGGAGCAGCTTTGTCTCTCTTCCTACTTGTGGGGCGGGATGCCCGCATGGCCAAACAGTGGAGACGGGTCCATTAAGTTGAAAAGGACACTGCTGCAGCCACGTCTGTTCAcactcagccagctcccacaggGCTCACCTTCTTATTTACATCCAGCCTCCTCCCCTTTAAGTCTCACTGTTGCCTTTGtaggaactcagcagggaagaggaggaggatggggggcaGAGCCAGAATTAGGCTGTGTCCACATTCCCCCGTTCACTCTGCATCCAGTGAAATACTGTGCTTCGATGTGTTTTCCTCCAAACCAGCTTGGATCTGAGTTGAAAACGTAAGCCATATGAAGACATCCACGCCCCCTCTCCACCCACTGGTGTAGACAGACAGCGGGCAACGTGGGGAGCACGTCCAAACGGATTGATGTGTCCGATGATGTGCATGTACATTTTGATATGCAGCGGGCAGGAGGGAGGACCTCGCTGTGTTTCAAGTCGGCAGTGTGCACACAGCCGTAATGGGCTCTGGCTGTCACTGGCTTTTGGCTTGTCTGCCGGCCGCCCCAGCGGTTTCAATGGGCACCCGGCCACCGCTACAGCCAAGTCTTCCAGAATCTACACTCCAGGAGtagtttttttttatttgaagtggtttgttttgttttggccttTGCTCAAGTAGGAGATTTTGCATTCATGCTGAGGTGAGGATTTTGAGAGGGGCAGAGTTTCTTCCCATGCCATTCTTCAGCTGAAAGGAAACCACTTCCCTTGCTTGTCTGGAAAGAAGCTTTTGACAGATCTTGCCAAGTAGGAAGAAAAATCTGATTCTGCCTGTTGAAAACAAATTTGGACTACACAGTGGCAGAGGGAGCAAATGCACCTAAAACAGGTTTCCAGGGTTTGAAGGGTTctactgtttgcattttgaactTGGTAGTTTTTTACACTCATCAAgctgtgagttctgtgatgtgaaaCTCAAAATTTGGAGCTCCTGATAAATTGGCATCTCCTCTGTTaaatcctttggccctccagaagttgctgaactacaactcccatcatcatccttAGACATGGGCcctgcttgctgggactgatgggagctgtagttcagcaacttctggagggccaaaggttccccacctctggtgtaaacaggactgagctagatggacccccaTGGCTTGACTCAGTATTAAGCAGCTTCCTTCTCTTAAAGTGAACACAGTACTCTTTAAACAACTTAACCAATGGCTGGATAAAATTATAATGATCAGTTcttgagcaggggtgtagtcattcagggtcttggggggtcttagacccctttacttttttggtagcagggtccctatgtctccagcatcccatgaaccaatcagcatgaaagggaagttctgccactgagaagagtcttctcacatgcttccttgtcctttcctgctgattgaagccaatcagagtgaaaagaggtgagtcagccactgagaacactcttctcagtggctaacactctcccctttcatgctgattggctcctcgaGATATCTATTGTtgggggagaaggcattagcaaggatctcattctcaatccaggagcaaaaaaggatgtgtgtggctgtgacta is a window from the Rhineura floridana isolate rRhiFlo1 chromosome 22, rRhiFlo1.hap2, whole genome shotgun sequence genome containing:
- the PLEKHO1 gene encoding pleckstrin homology domain-containing family O member 1 isoform X1, coding for MMKKTDAAKRGLQDGNQQSVQPEKVGWVRKFCGKGIFREIWKNRYVVLKGDQLYISEKEVKDEKNIQEVFDLSDYEKCEELRKSKSRSKKNYSKFSLGHSKEPGNTAPNLVFLAVSPEEKESWINVLNSAITRAKNRILDEVTVEEESYLAHPTRDRAKIQHSRRPPTRGHLMAVASTSTSDGMLTLDLIQEEDASPEDHSTCEESFRVDLDKSVAHHTAGRRRSDSENVKLPEKSRTNSLPRREATWDKFSQRNDSFEKGTMYTPQVPKKLSHSEKTKCASMEEILSCRDSTSVHRAVLRKGLEEQFASAEPEQLARIQELVALKLEKTQELLTEVRGYGEEGRKAKEPSATTTTTSSSPSSSSSKLDSEAILQEMERLLGEASSNWSQAQKVLQEVKELRNLYKQLELQLSEPKSKQNAQSQYRKSMM
- the PLEKHO1 gene encoding pleckstrin homology domain-containing family O member 1 isoform X3, with translation MHAPTQGLQDGNQQSVQPEKVGWVRKFCGKGIFREIWKNRYVVLKGDQLYISEKEVKDEKNIQEVFDLSDYEKCEELRKSKSRSKKNYSKFSLGHSKEPGNTAPNLVFLAVSPEEKESWINVLNSAITRAKNRILDEVTVEEESYLAHPTRDRAKIQHSRRPPTRGHLMAVASTSTSDGMLTLDLIQEEDASPEDHSTCEESFRVDLDKSVAHHTAGRRRSDSENVKLPEKSRTNSLPRREATWDKFSQRNDSFEKGTMYTPQVPKKLSHSEKTKCASMEEILSCRDSTSVHRAVLRKGLEEQFASAEPEQLARIQELVALKLEKTQELLTEVRGYGEEGRKAKEPSATTTTTSSSPSSSSSKLDSEAILQEMERLLGEASSNWSQAQKVLQEVKELRNLYKQLELQLSEPKSKQNAQSQYRKSMM
- the PLEKHO1 gene encoding pleckstrin homology domain-containing family O member 1 isoform X2, with protein sequence MMKKTDAAKRDGNQQSVQPEKVGWVRKFCGKGIFREIWKNRYVVLKGDQLYISEKEVKDEKNIQEVFDLSDYEKCEELRKSKSRSKKNYSKFSLGHSKEPGNTAPNLVFLAVSPEEKESWINVLNSAITRAKNRILDEVTVEEESYLAHPTRDRAKIQHSRRPPTRGHLMAVASTSTSDGMLTLDLIQEEDASPEDHSTCEESFRVDLDKSVAHHTAGRRRSDSENVKLPEKSRTNSLPRREATWDKFSQRNDSFEKGTMYTPQVPKKLSHSEKTKCASMEEILSCRDSTSVHRAVLRKGLEEQFASAEPEQLARIQELVALKLEKTQELLTEVRGYGEEGRKAKEPSATTTTTSSSPSSSSSKLDSEAILQEMERLLGEASSNWSQAQKVLQEVKELRNLYKQLELQLSEPKSKQNAQSQYRKSMM